The following nucleotide sequence is from Neosynechococcus sphagnicola sy1.
GGAGGGCGATCGCTCTCTAATTCCTACTGAGTCTCCAGCATCAAGGCACGAAAGCCTGCTTGAACAAAGTGACGATCGCCTGTAATAGCATCAGTCAAATTTTGCTGTTGCATGACCACGAAAGAAATACAGTCAGTCAAGCCCCAAGTTTTATCAGGTCGGGCTTGGTAGAGAGCGAGGGCTTGCATGAGGAGTTCGGTATCGACACTAACAATTTTAATATTGTCGGTACCATAGCACTGTTGGATGAATTGAACAGCCCCATCGCGGTTGAATGCGCTTAGAGGATGTTTTAAAAGTTTTTTTGGGTCAGATTTTATGCTAACTGCCTCACCATGATTCGTATCATGGCCAGGTAAATAAATGTCTCCGAAGTTTCTGGCCATAACTCATAGTCTCGAACCAATCGACGGTACCCCATGAGCCAGCCAAATGTTCGTTCAACAACCCACCGTTTTTTTCAGCAATACGAACCCTTTGGTTTGCTCTGGTCGCAGCACAACCTCCACAATCCACCGACAAACATCCATC
It contains:
- a CDS encoding type II toxin-antitoxin system VapC family toxin; this translates as MARNFGDIYLPGHDTNHGEAVSIKSDPKKLLKHPLSAFNRDGAVQFIQQCYGTDNIKIVSVDTELLMQALALYQARPDKTWGLTDCISFVVMQQQNLTDAITGDRHFVQAGFRALMLETQ